Proteins from a single region of Pseudomonas sp. BSw22131:
- a CDS encoding DNA/RNA non-specific endonuclease: protein MPTKRVPVDLAHRPRLADLRPIVATSSLLATAQRSAPQVRVTPAEQLIDRKGYKSDFLGDFSVPWPTTPSLMEDVYQVGNTDNRLDYTHFSITMSRSRRIALYVGVNVEGSSSVEIARQQDVWAYDGRIPTEAQIGEDLYRDNLLDRGHLVRRQDPNWGAEAQIANNDTFHFTNCSPQMAAFNQKTWLELEDYILQNTRRWKARATIFTGPVFRDDDPTYRGVRIPKAFWKVVAFLADDGRPSASAYMISQTSELGKLELVFGELRTYRRSVSQIQQLTGINFGELANYDGFSNEEQITGTRIEALIGGPDDIRL, encoded by the coding sequence ATGCCGACAAAACGCGTCCCTGTCGATCTTGCACATCGACCTCGTCTTGCTGATCTTCGGCCCATAGTTGCCACCTCATCCCTGCTCGCCACTGCCCAGCGATCAGCCCCGCAAGTCCGGGTCACGCCGGCGGAGCAATTGATAGATCGAAAAGGTTACAAGAGCGATTTTCTTGGCGACTTCTCAGTGCCTTGGCCAACGACGCCGAGCCTGATGGAGGATGTTTATCAGGTCGGCAATACAGACAACCGCCTGGACTACACCCACTTCTCGATAACCATGTCCCGCAGTCGGCGCATCGCACTTTATGTCGGGGTCAACGTGGAGGGTTCCAGCAGCGTGGAGATAGCTCGGCAACAGGACGTCTGGGCATATGACGGTCGCATACCCACCGAAGCACAGATTGGAGAGGATTTGTATCGCGACAATTTATTGGACAGAGGGCACCTGGTTCGCCGTCAGGATCCAAACTGGGGAGCCGAGGCGCAAATCGCTAACAACGACACTTTCCATTTCACCAACTGCTCGCCGCAGATGGCGGCATTCAATCAAAAGACGTGGTTGGAACTTGAGGATTATATTCTTCAAAACACTCGCCGCTGGAAAGCGCGGGCAACGATCTTCACCGGGCCTGTTTTCCGCGATGACGACCCGACGTACAGAGGCGTGCGAATACCCAAGGCATTCTGGAAAGTCGTCGCCTTTCTCGCAGACGACGGCAGACCTTCCGCCAGCGCTTACATGATTAGCCAGACTTCAGAGCTCGGAAAACTCGAACTGGTCTTTGGCGAACTCAGGACATATAGGCGCAGCGTCTCCCAGATCCAACAGCTGACAGGTATTAATTTTGGGGAGCTCGCTAACTATGATGGTTTTTCAAACGAAGAGCAGATCACAGGAACCCGAATCGAAGCACTGATTGGCGGGCCGGATGACATCCGTCTGTGA
- a CDS encoding NUDIX hydrolase, with product MSALDAVYGKDKGLKRRATVICRRDEQILFVRKRNAKWNLPGGRVERGETPLQAAMREMAEETGLTFDQLSYVSQYEEDNVIHFLFEAQRSGRQKPRPSNEIDACRWLNAKEASRRNVRAPIRSLLKRSASDVHDRQILLDAG from the coding sequence ATGTCTGCATTGGACGCCGTCTACGGGAAAGACAAAGGTCTGAAAAGGCGCGCCACAGTCATATGCCGCCGGGATGAGCAGATACTTTTTGTCCGCAAACGCAATGCAAAGTGGAACCTTCCGGGTGGCCGTGTCGAACGGGGTGAGACGCCGCTGCAAGCGGCCATGCGCGAAATGGCAGAAGAAACCGGTCTGACTTTCGATCAGTTGTCCTATGTCTCCCAGTACGAAGAAGACAATGTCATCCATTTTCTTTTCGAAGCGCAGAGGTCAGGTCGTCAGAAACCGCGGCCCAGCAACGAGATCGACGCCTGCCGTTGGCTGAATGCCAAGGAAGCGTCCAGGCGAAATGTCCGTGCTCCTATCAGATCACTTTTGAAGCGCAGTGCCTCTGATGTGCATGACCGCCAGATCCTGCTCGACGCCGGGTAG
- a CDS encoding methyl-accepting chemotaxis protein, protein MNILAPAVHLANRLRFPTKFGVLAIIVLIPLVLLGTRVINQISDSLEVIRLEQSGQGYLLDVTPVLRLSMLQRALTNRLLSGDKTAQADLSANQVKLEDAFSKLAATDRQFNTQLETGDRVQRLHMGAQRLVELAKADANQSAIFDDWNDQLTETLNFVYFISATSGMVLDEDYASLFMIDQSTLRLPRQINIVGQLRGLASGLHDGQTLSAGARSVMKSTLKNELLIHQELQQSLALLGRREPGLSDSIQAPINRAFVGLDSFRADLEAVIGATSDTISGAQNLPAKGNAVVAELYKAQDTLQDALLNSLERRVQEKNSERLSIIGMFAVFGLLLVYAFSGIYSAMRRTINDVLIATQLIAQGDLSVRIKVRGKDEMADVGSGLNHMVQAFSSSLAQVERSSQSVSDAAERIGVSIDRAKRSMSAQQSETEQVATAINEMTTSVADVAQNTEGAVQAAEHASQSSNAGLEKMQETRVTIEALANEVERSAEKVSALAQHSQQIGGVIEVIRNIADQTNLLALNAAIEAARAGEQGRGFAVVADEVRTLASRTQNSTEEIRRIIQELQLATGAAVEQMKAGKLRAQECIESADQASTSLEAINDGVEQIVGMNTQIASAAVQQHAVSEDINRNVTEIRNGSVALMEGIEDNALTAQELSLLAGELRTVVSRFKL, encoded by the coding sequence ATGAATATCCTTGCTCCTGCCGTACACCTGGCTAACCGATTACGCTTTCCAACGAAATTCGGCGTGCTTGCCATCATCGTCCTGATCCCTCTGGTTCTGCTTGGTACGCGCGTCATCAATCAGATCAGCGATAGCCTAGAGGTCATTCGCTTGGAACAATCGGGACAGGGCTATCTATTGGACGTGACGCCTGTACTGCGTTTATCGATGTTGCAACGCGCGCTCACCAACCGCTTGCTCAGCGGTGATAAAACCGCACAAGCCGATTTATCTGCCAACCAGGTGAAGCTAGAGGACGCATTTTCGAAATTGGCGGCCACCGACAGGCAGTTCAACACCCAGTTGGAAACCGGTGACCGAGTCCAGCGCCTGCATATGGGGGCCCAGCGGTTGGTCGAATTGGCGAAGGCTGATGCCAACCAAAGCGCGATATTCGACGATTGGAACGATCAACTCACCGAGACGTTGAACTTTGTTTACTTCATATCGGCCACATCGGGGATGGTGTTGGATGAAGATTACGCATCGCTGTTCATGATCGACCAGAGCACCCTGAGGTTGCCACGGCAAATCAATATCGTCGGGCAATTGCGTGGGCTGGCCAGTGGGCTGCATGACGGGCAAACCTTGAGTGCAGGCGCGCGCAGCGTAATGAAGTCGACGCTCAAAAATGAGTTACTCATCCATCAAGAACTTCAGCAAAGTCTTGCGCTGCTGGGTCGCAGAGAACCCGGACTCTCCGACAGTATTCAGGCACCGATCAACAGAGCTTTCGTGGGCCTGGACAGCTTCCGCGCTGACCTCGAAGCAGTAATTGGCGCGACAAGCGACACCATTAGCGGCGCACAGAACTTGCCGGCCAAGGGCAATGCGGTGGTGGCTGAGTTGTACAAGGCGCAAGACACCCTGCAAGACGCATTGCTGAATTCGCTTGAACGCCGAGTTCAGGAAAAAAACTCGGAGCGGTTATCCATCATTGGCATGTTTGCCGTTTTTGGCCTGTTGCTGGTGTATGCGTTCAGCGGCATTTACAGCGCCATGCGCCGCACCATTAACGACGTTTTGATTGCCACCCAGCTCATTGCGCAGGGTGATCTGAGCGTGCGGATTAAGGTGCGAGGCAAAGATGAAATGGCCGACGTCGGCAGCGGCCTAAACCATATGGTCCAAGCCTTTAGCTCCTCGCTTGCTCAGGTTGAGCGCAGTTCACAATCGGTCTCCGATGCGGCTGAGCGCATAGGCGTGTCGATTGACCGTGCTAAACGCTCAATGAGCGCCCAGCAGAGCGAAACCGAACAAGTCGCCACGGCCATCAATGAGATGACCACAAGCGTTGCGGACGTGGCGCAAAACACCGAAGGTGCAGTGCAAGCCGCCGAGCACGCGAGCCAGTCCTCCAACGCCGGTCTGGAGAAAATGCAGGAAACCCGCGTTACTATTGAAGCCTTGGCCAATGAAGTGGAGCGCAGCGCTGAAAAGGTGTCGGCGCTTGCACAACACAGCCAGCAGATCGGCGGCGTTATAGAGGTGATTCGCAACATCGCCGATCAAACTAACCTGCTTGCGTTGAACGCCGCCATTGAAGCGGCGCGCGCCGGTGAGCAGGGTCGAGGTTTCGCGGTGGTCGCGGATGAGGTCAGAACCCTGGCCTCGCGCACACAAAACTCCACTGAAGAGATCCGCCGGATTATCCAAGAGCTGCAACTGGCGACGGGCGCCGCCGTCGAGCAAATGAAAGCAGGCAAACTACGCGCGCAGGAATGTATCGAGTCGGCCGACCAGGCCTCGACAAGCCTGGAAGCAATCAATGACGGCGTCGAGCAGATCGTCGGCATGAATACCCAGATAGCTAGCGCAGCGGTTCAGCAGCATGCAGTCTCGGAAGATATCAACCGCAATGTGACGGAGATTCGTAACGGCAGTGTTGCGCTGATGGAGGGCATCGAAGACAACGCCTTGACGGCGCAAGAGCTTTCGCTGCTGGCAGGGGAACTGCGTACTGTCGTTTCGCGTTTCAAGCTGTAA
- a CDS encoding endonuclease, producing the protein MKRILLAVALSLSSILTALAAPPATFTEAKIVAKQKVYLDQASSSMGDLYCGCKWTWVGKSGGRIDAGSCGLKARKQEKREQRTEWEHIVPAWTFGHQRQCWQNGGREHCVKDDPVFQSMEADLFNLYPSVGEVNGDRSNFNYGMASGIAPQYGQCKTKVDFDQRVAEPRNEVKGLVARTTFYMFDRYNLNMSRQQQQLLMAWDKQFPVTPWELERNKRITAIMGHANPFVTGQRSWASGYKPSGDGVVSALPPRAVKTLPAEPKVISSSSAGAIVGNKNSHIYHLPTGCPSYAKVSSKNRISFGSESEATAAGYRKAGNCR; encoded by the coding sequence ATGAAAAGAATACTGCTTGCTGTAGCGCTCTCTCTATCATCAATCCTAACCGCCCTCGCCGCCCCTCCTGCCACGTTCACCGAAGCTAAAATCGTCGCAAAACAGAAGGTCTATCTCGACCAGGCCAGTAGCTCAATGGGCGATCTCTACTGCGGCTGCAAGTGGACGTGGGTAGGTAAATCCGGCGGTCGCATCGACGCTGGATCTTGCGGTCTTAAAGCGAGGAAACAAGAGAAGCGCGAGCAAAGAACTGAATGGGAACACATCGTTCCAGCCTGGACATTCGGACATCAGCGCCAATGCTGGCAGAACGGCGGTCGCGAACACTGCGTGAAAGATGACCCGGTATTTCAATCGATGGAGGCTGACCTATTCAACCTGTACCCGTCGGTAGGTGAGGTGAATGGCGATCGGAGCAATTTCAACTACGGGATGGCGTCTGGTATCGCTCCGCAGTACGGTCAATGCAAGACCAAGGTCGATTTCGATCAGCGTGTCGCAGAACCGCGCAATGAAGTGAAGGGCCTGGTAGCGAGGACGACGTTCTACATGTTTGATCGCTACAACCTGAACATGTCGCGTCAGCAGCAACAGTTGTTGATGGCATGGGACAAACAGTTTCCAGTTACACCCTGGGAGCTTGAGCGAAACAAACGCATCACGGCGATCATGGGCCATGCAAACCCTTTCGTTACGGGCCAACGTTCCTGGGCATCGGGGTACAAGCCATCTGGCGACGGTGTTGTAAGCGCCCTCCCCCCACGCGCGGTGAAGACTTTGCCCGCCGAGCCTAAGGTGATCAGCTCAAGTTCCGCTGGAGCAATCGTCGGGAACAAAAACAGCCACATTTATCACCTACCAACAGGCTGTCCGAGCTACGCCAAAGTATCGTCCAAAAACCGAATTTCATTTGGCTCAGAATCTGAGGCGACCGCAGCGGGCTATCGAAAAGCGGGTAATTGCAGATAG
- a CDS encoding putative bifunctional diguanylate cyclase/phosphodiesterase, with the protein MSTYPVSDNDEERIQILNAFALMDTPPEHEYDQIVQMASRIFDVPIVLISLVHRDRQFFKARVGLDVCETGRDVSFCNFAIMGRNVFLIPDASKDERFSSNALVVGAPHIRFYAGAPLITATGHVLGSLCLIDHKPRETFSDRDQLVLQDLAVFVIEKMELRRLELKNEDSRTRFTNITSTSPDAIICSNSKNQITSWNNSAELIFGHSSEDAVGKTLDIIIPQEMRSRHHAGFSRVVSGGPTRIIGKSVHLMALHRDGHKIPIELSLSQWTEAGEPQFGAIIRDVTERVAADKLLKHAAEYDHLTGLANRSTLKQRIKEACDAQITAAILLIDLDGFKDVNDTLGHAAGDFVLRVTSNRLRERVPMCHMVARLGGDEFVVFMPEIVDEPTAIELGLALIALIEEPIEFEDNSIYIGASIGVSMRSGSDYDGEQMLGNADLALYQAKSDGRSLVRMFTSEHRHTASKRGALSSSMRQAWANKEFELYYQPQVRLADGAITGAEALIRWNHPTLGVMSPAFFLPVLEAGLLAVPVGEWILRSACEQAAHWRNIGCDGFRIGVNLFAAQFRTRDFAETVESALNDFSLPASALELEITENIILRNEQRIMEPLRYLRSLGVGIAFDDFGTGYASLSLLKDYPVTRLKIDRSFVSGVERSKKDEVIIEAVVRLAAGFNLQVTAEGIETREQESLMRHYLCEEGQGYLYGRPMRAQEFTERYVSTAQEIAKLN; encoded by the coding sequence ATGAGTACCTACCCAGTAAGTGATAATGATGAAGAGCGCATTCAGATTTTGAATGCTTTCGCGCTGATGGATACGCCACCTGAGCACGAATATGATCAGATCGTCCAAATGGCATCTCGGATTTTTGATGTACCCATCGTTCTGATTTCTTTAGTACACCGCGACCGACAATTCTTCAAAGCACGTGTTGGCCTCGATGTGTGCGAAACGGGTCGTGACGTCTCATTTTGTAATTTTGCGATCATGGGTCGTAACGTTTTTTTGATACCTGATGCATCGAAGGATGAGAGGTTTAGTTCAAACGCCTTGGTTGTCGGAGCTCCCCATATTCGCTTTTACGCGGGGGCGCCACTGATAACGGCCACGGGACATGTGCTGGGTAGCTTATGCCTGATCGACCATAAGCCCCGAGAGACATTCTCAGACCGTGACCAGCTTGTTCTTCAGGACTTGGCAGTCTTCGTTATCGAAAAAATGGAGTTACGGCGGCTCGAACTCAAGAATGAAGACAGTCGCACTCGGTTCACGAATATCACGTCTACTTCACCCGATGCCATTATTTGCTCAAACAGCAAAAATCAAATCACCTCGTGGAATAATTCGGCCGAGCTTATTTTCGGACATAGCTCCGAAGACGCAGTTGGAAAGACTCTCGACATCATTATTCCGCAAGAGATGCGCTCCAGGCATCATGCAGGTTTTTCGAGGGTAGTCTCAGGCGGCCCAACCCGCATCATCGGAAAATCCGTCCACCTGATGGCCCTGCATCGTGACGGCCATAAAATACCCATCGAGCTCTCGCTCTCACAATGGACTGAAGCCGGGGAGCCTCAATTTGGGGCGATCATTCGTGACGTCACCGAACGTGTGGCGGCTGACAAACTTCTGAAGCACGCTGCTGAATACGATCATCTGACGGGCCTCGCTAATCGATCAACACTTAAGCAGCGGATTAAAGAGGCTTGTGACGCGCAAATAACAGCGGCAATTCTTCTGATCGACCTGGATGGTTTCAAGGATGTTAACGATACGTTAGGCCACGCCGCTGGTGATTTTGTCCTCAGAGTGACGTCAAATCGTCTTCGCGAACGCGTACCGATGTGTCATATGGTGGCCCGTCTGGGTGGGGACGAATTTGTAGTTTTCATGCCAGAGATTGTAGATGAGCCCACAGCGATTGAGCTTGGTTTGGCGCTAATCGCACTCATTGAGGAGCCTATAGAGTTTGAAGATAATTCTATTTATATCGGAGCCAGTATTGGCGTGTCGATGAGGTCAGGCTCCGATTACGATGGGGAGCAAATGCTAGGCAACGCTGATTTGGCGCTCTATCAAGCCAAGTCTGACGGGCGATCCCTTGTTCGTATGTTCACCTCCGAACATCGACACACCGCATCAAAGAGAGGGGCTCTGAGCTCATCGATGCGCCAGGCATGGGCGAACAAAGAGTTTGAACTGTATTACCAGCCCCAGGTACGACTTGCAGATGGCGCTATTACCGGGGCCGAAGCACTTATACGCTGGAACCATCCAACATTGGGTGTCATGTCTCCTGCGTTTTTTTTACCTGTACTGGAAGCAGGCCTTCTAGCGGTACCGGTGGGCGAATGGATATTGCGCTCAGCCTGTGAACAGGCAGCTCATTGGCGAAATATTGGCTGTGACGGCTTCAGGATCGGCGTCAATTTGTTCGCAGCCCAGTTTCGTACGCGCGACTTTGCTGAAACGGTCGAAAGTGCGCTTAACGACTTTTCTTTACCGGCGAGCGCACTCGAACTGGAGATTACAGAAAATATAATTTTGCGAAACGAACAGCGAATTATGGAGCCCCTGCGCTACCTTCGCTCGTTGGGTGTAGGCATTGCGTTCGATGATTTTGGTACAGGCTATGCGTCTTTGAGCCTTCTGAAAGACTACCCGGTCACACGCCTGAAGATTGACCGTTCGTTTGTAAGTGGCGTCGAACGTAGCAAAAAAGATGAAGTCATCATCGAGGCTGTTGTCAGGCTGGCTGCAGGCTTTAATCTTCAAGTCACTGCGGAAGGCATAGAAACCCGCGAACAGGAAAGTCTGATGCGGCATTATTTATGCGAAGAGGGCCAAGGCTACCTGTATGGTCGTCCTATGAGGGCTCAGGAGTTCACTGAGCGTTATGTCTCAACTGCGCAGGAGATCGCAAAGCTCAATTGA
- a CDS encoding methyl-accepting chemotaxis protein, giving the protein MFIALLLVALGGISVWKMGEVRETARALQDDAFASVVVADRINSAMLRLRLEVRRLLFKTDSQDIATSISTIAALGEELKKQIKLYGPFVSGEDANPKEVQLFKVMSDNTENMLVAFDEVSSLMRRNEPTKALAYLGSNVTPVTPVLDEAVSGLVQLNIDEAAISGKESEDSYQSGLTFIVFIITAALLATVILAVLFTNSIVTPLRDMLLINETIAKGDLRSVINVTGKDEFSDLMRSTQIMQNNLRDTIKLIGDSSTQLASAAEEMNAVTEESSKGLLRQNNEIDQAATAVNQMTAAVDEVARNAASASDAAKASDQSARTGAARVTSTVSAIEKLSKTVQNTSVDVERLAVQSKDISKVLEVIRTIAEQTNLLALNAAIEAARAGEQGRGFAVVADEVRALAHRTQTSTQEIEQMIGDILKGTAQATKAMSESCEQADGTLSIAHEAGAALTLIAKAINEINEMNLMIATASEQQAQVARSVDGNLMSIRDLSIQSATGANQTAAASSELSRLAVDMSKLVGRFAL; this is encoded by the coding sequence ATGTTTATCGCCTTGTTATTGGTTGCCCTGGGTGGTATTTCCGTTTGGAAAATGGGGGAAGTCCGCGAGACTGCCAGAGCTCTTCAAGACGATGCATTCGCCAGCGTGGTGGTTGCCGACCGAATTAATTCCGCGATGCTGCGCCTGAGGCTGGAAGTCCGCCGACTGCTGTTCAAGACCGATTCGCAAGACATTGCCACGTCGATCAGTACGATAGCCGCGCTTGGCGAGGAATTAAAAAAGCAAATCAAGCTCTATGGCCCTTTTGTTTCAGGCGAAGATGCGAATCCAAAAGAAGTGCAATTGTTCAAGGTCATGTCTGACAACACTGAAAACATGCTGGTTGCATTTGACGAAGTGAGCTCACTTATGCGGCGAAACGAGCCGACTAAAGCGCTGGCTTATCTAGGCTCCAATGTGACTCCTGTTACACCTGTTCTTGACGAAGCCGTGAGCGGACTTGTTCAACTGAACATTGATGAGGCGGCAATCTCCGGAAAAGAATCTGAGGATTCGTATCAAAGTGGTTTGACGTTTATTGTTTTTATAATCACAGCTGCATTGCTGGCGACTGTGATTCTGGCCGTACTGTTTACCAACAGTATCGTTACACCCTTGCGCGACATGTTGCTTATCAACGAAACAATCGCTAAAGGTGATCTGCGCAGCGTGATTAACGTTACAGGCAAAGACGAATTTTCCGACCTGATGCGCTCTACCCAAATCATGCAAAACAATTTGCGCGATACTATCAAGCTGATTGGGGATTCCTCCACTCAACTGGCGTCCGCTGCCGAGGAAATGAATGCGGTCACCGAAGAGTCCAGTAAAGGTTTACTTCGCCAGAATAATGAAATCGATCAGGCAGCCACCGCAGTCAATCAAATGACCGCTGCGGTCGATGAAGTGGCGCGTAACGCTGCTAGCGCGTCGGATGCGGCTAAAGCCTCTGATCAATCAGCACGTACAGGAGCGGCGCGGGTAACGAGCACGGTCAGCGCCATCGAGAAACTAAGCAAGACGGTGCAGAACACCAGTGTCGATGTAGAGCGTCTGGCAGTTCAATCCAAGGACATTAGCAAGGTGTTGGAAGTCATTCGCACGATTGCCGAACAAACCAATCTCCTGGCATTAAATGCGGCAATCGAAGCTGCACGGGCGGGTGAGCAGGGACGCGGTTTTGCTGTAGTGGCCGATGAAGTCAGGGCTCTGGCACATCGCACCCAGACCTCGACTCAGGAAATCGAACAAATGATCGGCGATATACTCAAGGGCACTGCTCAGGCCACCAAGGCCATGAGTGAAAGTTGTGAGCAGGCCGATGGCACCCTCAGCATCGCTCATGAAGCAGGTGCCGCGCTGACCCTGATCGCGAAAGCAATCAATGAAATCAACGAAATGAACCTGATGATTGCTACCGCATCGGAGCAGCAGGCGCAGGTCGCCCGTTCAGTCGACGGCAACCTGATGAGTATTCGCGATCTTTCTATTCAGAGCGCAACGGGGGCTAATCAGACCGCCGCAGCGAGTTCCGAGCTTTCACGCCTTGCTGTGGACATGAGCAAACTGGTGGGAAGGTTTGCGCTCTAG